Genomic window (Temnothorax longispinosus isolate EJ_2023e chromosome 3, Tlon_JGU_v1, whole genome shotgun sequence):
atttaaaataaatttgtcgaaaaactgtattatatatctcttataattcttttatttattatagtacaCAAGTGCTCTCAAACTATTTTCGATGTagtttatgttaatttaatgattCAATTCGACATTTGGAGCCATTATGAATAACAAAGTAGTAAATCTGTGAGAACAATAGTCTTCTTATTGTTCGAGATTTGTTCCGTCATTATTTGTCGTTAGTTGGTGACGTTCTTATTACAGTTGGTATAAAACCGTACGGGGGAGTACATTCCCTTGTACTACCATTTTCACTTTTGCTGGACAATCCACTTTTTCTTCGTGCCGGTTTAGAGCCACTGCATTTTGCGATAAATTTCAGTTCGTTTATTAATTCCTGCTTAAAAGGCAcctataaagtaaataatatatcatgtacttgataaataaatataaatacgttgtgaaaaaaataaacaattgtagaaatattcttaaatgtTTCACGAAGCTCTTCTGAATCGctaattattcataattcatcgttatttataatttatttgaaatatactgagttcaaaattattaaattaacgaaattgtttaagattatcATCATGAtgtgttatatattaatcacaTCATCTTTTAAGTGATGATACAGTtacatcattattttatatataattatttaaattaatgttgatTATTCCATGCTCTGTGTTGAAGCTGTACTGGTATTCGGAAAATTCGGTGTGTATTGATGAAAAGCAATACAATTGCATTGTAAGTAAAAATAGTCCGCTTACATTTTCTCGAATAGATGTTTGGGCAACATCCCAACACAATTCGAATATAGTGTACACGCAGGATAAGGCGATTCCTATGGTCAACACTAAAAATACTCCACCCACATTATCGAGATCAAGTGCCTCCGCTGTACTGGATCCACTACTTTCCTAAACAGCGATTAGTGATAAGTAGATTAGATATAGATacgatatataacatatattttataataacaaaatcagTATTAAATCACATCACTCACCTGGCATTTACCTCCGCCTCTCTTTTGCGTCCACCATTTTTTCTTGATTTCCTGAATGGTACCACCTTCTGATAGTTTTAAGACAGCTGTGTTAATACTGTGTAGATATTTCGAGTCTGTAACACATTTATCTCTATAAGAGTATCTatataagagtaaagtatgCGTGACAGAACTATATAGATTTCTCAATTATTGTAAGATTGGAgtacattttttactaatgagggttattttacattacagcataatattttagaatcataatatttaaaaaagttaaataatgaataaagtGCATCTTTAATCTTGGATAAATCTGAGGTGGTAATAAACGCAAGTTGATCTTatagttaatttatattaataataccgATTTTTGTGTGTATTGAAActatgcataaaatataaaatatttgaccATGCTTTATTACTACATATATGCAgatattatttagataaagcttacttttttttattgcaattccGTACCCCTTCTCGTCTAGGAGGCCACCAATTTGCGTGAGATCGCAATGTCGCTCTATCTCatatctgtaatatatatatatatatgtatatgtgaaataaataaaaataataaattagaaaagagatattgtgtgtgtgtgtgtgtgtgtgtgtgtgtgtgtcgtaCCCCGAGAAGAATACTATCATAactcaacaaatttttattttgagttAAGCCCATAAAAAGTATGcctaaaatgttatttacgtGTTATAATAGTGTTACAAGTCTATATGTGAAATCCCCTGTACAAGGCAAAAGTGCcgttattcttttaaactGGTTATGTTGCGGTTTCCTGAATAAATAGTGTCATAAGTGAATTAATAAGTGAATCACAGTAGACCTCTTCAAAAAACagtataagttttattataacacaaaatatcataattgtaTTTGTGTTAGTTAtctcacaattaaaaaaaattgaattaaatttgttttttcctctctcctgaatatgatatatttttgagttgtgttactgtttttatcggggtgcgatatacatgtataaatagtAAGTAATACTCGATTGAAGCAGATTCCATCAAAAAAGCGTAGTCTTGTCTTTCGGCCTTCACTATACCGTCTTTATTATCCTGTACGAGTACGTCCTTTCTATTGGCTATCATGGTTTGGTACATTTCCTGGTATACAGGGTAATTGCTATCCTTGGAAtagacaaaattttttcaaagagtTGAATTAAAATGCAACTTACACACTTATCATGCTTAGGTATTTCTAAATAGTAtgcatttattgtataatttctctctcagaaatatttatttacgtattatTAGAGTAATGTTGTGtcagaaaattattactcTAAAATTactttgtgttattttttaatggttAATTGTTACTTTAATTCTATACATAGAACATTCGATATATAGATTATCTATTCATTATCTATTCTATATATAGAATAGATAATGCTAATAATGctaataatcatataaaaagttatcgaatgtaatagaatttatatttttctataggggagaccggggctatgtGTCTATACTTTAcgcttttttcaaatttactaaaaaactaataaagatatttggctaaaatttcaATGGTGTAACCTTTCAACcttgctataaaaaaaaacataattagaaTCGTtaatcttttaacattttaaagaggcgaattttttaagtaaggcAAGTCAAGCGTGTAGACAGATATAGCCCCATATGCTAGGCTATCTGTCCACatacaaaaaatacattatttgaGTCAAAGCAGTAGTATAAACACTTTGTGCAGATTTTTTGACAGAATTCCTGCGTGGAGCtgacttttctttatatatggTGGCATCAAATTGATTTTAAGTCCGTTGCAAAATCAGTGTGATCAGTTTCTTTTGTCCTCTCaattctttaatctttttttgtatttaggGCCTTTCTTTTATCCTCGGTAGcgcttgaaataaaaaatatccaataatttaagacaaactcatatatttaacttgacgtgtatttttaaaataaaaatttggtgaCGATTCTTGAATTGCAGGATCAAGTAGCTACTCGTAggtcattttttttacagtagcGAGTGAGAGCCCGAACATTTATTCCAAAATCTAACGCTGTTTTTGCGACAAGATTTTCGctcgatttttattcttttaatcgcTCTAAGTATAGTTTTGTTGGATATGTTTACTTTATCCGTCTTAaggaaaatctttttttgtagttACGCaccattatctatttataaaagaacaatCCTCAATTGAAGTGTGGACACATTGCCCCATCAAAAATAGGACAGATAGCCCCGACCACGTTTTCCAATCTTTAACATATTgcgaattttaaattatgcgGAATTAAGATTTGACGCTTCTCACACCTGATAACTacatattaattgataatattatgaattgtttaggggagaccggggctaaaacGTCTACGGGGTAAATACGTctaatcaaatatctcggaacctGTCTATTGTGCGAACtcgctattaacattgtaaacgcGCCTGCTTATGGTACCCATGTAACCAACGGAGTTTCGGCAGGTTACCTGCcgtgttatgatttttacgaggGTAAACGTGTTTTTGGaaggtgaaaattacattttctgcgcgtgaaaattttgtaatatctgcaataatatttgctctccaaatctcgaggtacgtgattataaagagtaatgcatgctgaacacgaatccagtgtagttttttcattatcgttgATGTCTAATATTTCGTGGGCGATCAAACCTGAAACTTGTGTTTGGGGCTAATCCGTCCGGGTGCATTTCCAAGGCATTTCCGGGCATTTCCATGCTCACTGCATATTATGGGATATGGATGAGACGGGAATTACAACCGTTCAGACACCGAATAGAGTCATCGGACGTCGAAGAGTAAAACAAGTCGGGCGAGTGACTTCTGCGGAAAGAGGAACCTTcgtaatgatttttaaataatgtttcgcataaaaattttaaataaatttttatatttttgtcttagaaaacaattattaaaatgtatcctatcatttttcaggattagatgtatgtatatgttttgAAAATGCAGTGCAGACGGCTATACCTcggcatttttgagatttcaatttttccattGTTTTTGCTCTATACCAACGAcgaaacaaagcgacgtagacaaaaatttcctatataaattttgtagctaaaggttcactctttacagtgGTATACTACATttaactacaattatttattttgttgttaaaaattggcaccgaaaaaaaaacggacggtttagccccggtctcccctatatacTTTAATTTGTACTTTAATAGAGTTAAACTACTGTCGCACAACAAATTTTTCGACCGTCGAAAAATGTGAATAACtgtttttgcttttcttttaacgtaTAGCGTCTGCGAGAAGCATCGCAAGAAAACAAACAACATTTAAATCTCTTACATAGGGCATTTTTCAACTATCTGTTACAATAGTAGAGACATCTGTCTTTTAAAACTTGAGATAGTACTACTGTGGACACGTATATATAgcccccggtctcccctatacgAAATCGGTTCAAAAAGTTCCTGaactttatctttataatttttagggGTTTACGTATTTAGCCCTATTTCGAAAGATCAAAATATTCGACACTGAAGACATCAAGAAAAATTCACAGACGAACTTAagcgtgataaaaaaaaacgcgtatAGGACTGGTTCTAGAAGTGGAAACGGGAGTTGGGAGTGGTGTATTAACCGAGAAGGcacatatttcaaagaaaatagGGAGCTGAATAAGTTTTAAGTAAatcctaaaaaattataaagaagttCGGGAACTTTTTGAACAGAcctcttatattattattaattaattaattatatatctacttGTGTTTCGCGTGCAGGATTAATTACTGTCGTATTTATAAGAAACGTTGTATGtggtataaatattattattgaaattttctttcaCTGATAAGGTGTATTATACAAATCATAAGCACTGAGAATATTCTGAAAAAGCTATACgtgaaattactttttattacatataaaatgggtgttttatattaatatcaatttatatcaattttataaaaaattgaataaagttGAAAGTCAGAAacgtgattttatttaatatattgaatggctttatgtaaattttaataatatgtgtgtgtgttttgttaatataaatttgttaaaatgtctgatttatatataatacatcatatttttctttaatttaaaatttataatatcttattgtgcaaattttataattattcaagttttttaactatttaaaattgttacattatgttttaaaaatccataaattaaagaatatagtTCTGTAGAAGAagtgtaaattttttagtgtaaattgtttcaaattggccattttatatgcaataacttattgttgcaattttttagtgttataaaaatttcgacaaatttcgaaaaatttaccTACTTTGAAGAAGTTGAGCGTGGCTCCTCCATCTTTTGCGCCATATTTAATTGTCTTCTTTTTTACTAATCCTTCAACATTGTCAAAAGGCGACAATGAACTTTCTACAGTTAGACACGCAGCCAGATTAGCTGTATAACTTGACACCATAATAAGACAAAAGAACCACCAGCAGCTCGCAACCATTCGTGTAGAAATGCTTctgtaattcaaattttgagatttaattctggtttattaatttttaattttataagaatatttttatttttataatgtataaaattgtacattggaatcatataaaattcttgaaaactGACaagtaaatattgataattaatattataagaatttaaaacatGAAATTGGCTAAAGTAGAGAGTAAATGATCAGAAAGTCAACATAAATATCTAAAGAAaggaaagttttatatttatgtccgtattttagaattatttaagtGATGCAATACAcattgttttgtattttatttgtaaaagaattatttaatttttaaatattttatttttgataactcATTCAATATTgtcgtttatataataaaaaaatataataactatgTTTTAGAATATGGACAAATATTTCACACTCACATGGGTGCAATTTCGCTGCCTTGCTGCATGATAGCGCCTATTGCAAAccaaaatgcatttttacctgcaaaattgtaattttttaatatttggatTGTGTGTAGAATAGTTTTATGCTACaacaaaatcaaatttatttagcttatttatagtaatattaaattattacatgtaaatTGATTCTCGAGCACTTCGGCTTCTTCAATGCAAGGGTAAGGATTGTTCCATTCTGCAGGGCTTAATCTACCGATCGCAAACAGTAATAACGATACTATTATGTAAGAACCTATCAAGTAGTACCAGACATCATTTGAAAATGGCAATAAAAAGGAGAATAGATTTGGTGCCGCTTGACTTGGCTTTTTGTACAGTATGCTTATTcctgtaaaattgtaattttttaatatttgaattgtGTGTAGAATAGTTTTATGCTACgacaaaatcaaatttatttagcttatttatagtaatattaaattattacattaatttcattgaCCTAAATGTCCTAAATTTACCTAGGTTCATTATCGGATTCGTAAAGTCGACGTAGTCTTGCCGGGTGGATGTGATTGTAAGATCCGTGATGGCCAGATCCGCTTCCTGGAAGACcgttatatctttaatttgtGAATCCCGAATTATGTTGGGGCAACTctatctttttgtttttattttattttatatttctcgaCACACATTCAATACTAACGTCAGCTATAATTTTGCCAAGCATTCCGGACCATTTTCCAGTCTTGTTATTTAACGATCCGTAGTCCTTTTCGACTTGCAaggtataattaaattcaagtATTTTGCTAAGTTCGTCTATTATGTCTACCGCGAAACCTTCGTAACGCTCGTTGCCACTTAACTTGACAATCGACTCTTTTTCCATCCCATAGGGCTCTGTAAGGGATATCAAAACTATAaaggttttattttgtatgaatCGAACGTCTGATTTTGGAGTACTGATTTCTTGCAGCCAATCGACATTCTCTGCTGTACTATTCCATTCGCCAATTTTTATCAGACCATTTTTAGTCAAACGTACGATATCCACTTCTATATTACTACGAAAACCATCCCTATCAAACTTGACAAGGCCTGTTAAGCCTCTTGTTTCGGTCTGAAAGCGAAACAGCATCATAAGATTTGCTTCTATAACGAAAGAATGACAcaacgaataaattaattcaaagataagaaaaatttgttgtaaTTGATATCACAAGAATTAAGTATGCCAGCGATTTCGGTGTTTTGTATTCGTTTGTATtcttgaaattgaaattgcaATTGATGCCAatcaaatttacatataacgCGATAGGATTAAAAACACTCGATATGTTagaaatatctgaaatatttaaattaaagcatTTTTCACATCTTACCGATCGCAGAAAATTGCTTAAACTCAGTCCGTGTTCCCATCTGACAGTGCCATTGCATGGCAATGCCCTGATGTCGCCCTTGGTAGCATCTTTTAATTGTTTGAAAGCTATCGCAAATAGCTGTACCGCGTCATACATGAGCGCTGGTTCAACTCGCAGTTGCGAGGGGTCGTCTAGGTCCCATTCCTTCTTATGCCTGTCCAGAATTTTTAACACTGTCGGATCTTCAGGGTCAATCAAGCGCACGCCGGTGAAATTAACGCCAGAGTACTGATATGGCTCTAAATCCAGAGTTTGCAGGTCCTGTCATGCATGCGCATTCATCGgcatgtattatatttaatccgTTAGTTCTTTCGGAATGTAAACGGTATTATGCGCGCAAAGTTATACTCGTATAGTTtacatatcataaaaaattcatattataatattaatgaagcTTAGGACGATGAGATATCTAATGCACTTGTAGTGTCAATGAATACATtgaattaattgttaaaagttTCTAGAATTATTTGCATGGATCgttcttataatataatttttaattctcatgcaaaattttcatttatataataattaaacttccactaaatttattattaacttccgttaaatattgttattgcaACATTCATGTACTTTTTGCAGaacagaaaattttcaaaagtacaatttttatatttcaagtaAAATTCTGTTGCGAAATAACTTTAACtgttatattattctataattttatttttaacttgtgGAAAGGCTTTATGTATCTTACCAGAGAAGTTACAATCACTTTGTACTTGTCGGACAAAATGCCAACTTGTTGGGCCTGGTTCAGAACGTCGTCGAGAATCTCGTACGAACAGTCGATGACAATGTTCTCTATTCTCGATGTTTTGATTTCTTCCATTCCTTGCCTACAGACAAGATTCGATGCTAAGCTGTACAATTAACTAACTTTCTTCTTCGAAAATTTTCTCCATGAATTAATTCGCCGATCTTACTAGTCCCACTTAATCATTTTCGACGTTGACATAATTTCCATACTAAAAGCTATCTATGGTTGTCTTGTTGAAGAAATGTCTAAAAGTCACttattgaatatttgaaaagtGTTATTACATCCTATAATGGCCATTAAAAATGctcacattttataataatatatttgacgattaagaaaattaatgttgaAACAATAAGCGAATGATgagcatattttatatgtgtataagaattattaatacgattggtatatacatatatctacatatataaatatgtaaaatcagTTATTCATGACTAATATTCTCAAGCAAGAAGACCAATTTTCTCGCGATCGTGGGATTGAAAAAccttcaaaatatttatactttatattgcGAGATTAGATATTTCTCATTGTATACCTATAATTCGGCCCGTAGCCTAAATGGTACATGAACGCAGAGGTGCCATGTGCGTCCCATCGCTCCAGCAGTGGACGTATGCGAATCAGACTGTCGGTGTCTTCGTACAGTATTGCAAAGGATTTCCATTTGAACTCTGTGACCAGTTGATTATAAAGCTGTAAAAGATTTGACGGTGACCATTATATCAATATGGGAACGGGTTTTCGAGCGggttttattgaatatataaaacataaattaagataaagaaaaagttaaataaagaaaattgaagacATAGAATACTACAGATATACTACCGATCAAAAGTATTTCCCAGCTTAAAGAAGTTTGATCAGAGAtgcgtttattaataaaattattaataaaatgaagaaatcaataatttgctacatgttatttaaacaatggtaaacaattatttgacaagaaaataacattattttaaattttatcaatgtgGCCGTCACGTTTTACAGCCCAGAGTTTTTGGTATCCTgttgattaattttgtaattaatttttggctTCTAAATACATCAACGTATATATATCACTATATTCtacgataattataaataattcgttagctttcattttttatctaatgcatataaaaattatattttatttttgtaaatatataattgataaacttttttcgagaaaattaaTGTCTGTTGAAAAGCAAGACACAATtgtataattcatattatttatatcagttACAGCGTATTTAACGcgatattaatcttttaaatttcaattacttACTCGTGACAACGAGCTTATATGCGGATATACATTCAGACCTAACCCGCGCGGCTGAGAGAGGTCAAGATCCTGTCGCACAGAGATATGTGGTACTTCTATTGTATTGCATATGCTTTGCACGTGCTCAGCAATCGCTTTGTCCTGAGGTCCAAAAATACCCACTATTCCAAATTTCAGCTGTTCGCATACTAAATATgtcgaaaaatcgattttgtaCGATTAGAAGT
Coding sequences:
- the LOC139809591 gene encoding glutamate receptor ionotropic, kainate 2-like isoform X1, which codes for MVTKPLLILLPIFLFHACVFGFPKKVPIVGLFDQDEEILDMFEASVKAVNKDGVEDEDVFLTPIIEEIKADAYEASLKVCEQLKFGIVGIFGPQDKAIAEHVQSICNTIEVPHISVRQDLDLSQPRGLGLNVYPHISSLSRLYNQLVTEFKWKSFAILYEDTDSLIRIRPLLERWDAHGTSAFMYHLGYGPNYRQGMEEIKTSRIENIVIDCSYEILDDVLNQAQQVGILSDKYKVIVTSLDLQTLDLEPYQYSGVNFTGVRLIDPEDPTVLKILDRHKKEWDLDDPSQLRVEPALMYDAVQLFAIAFKQLKDATKGDIRALPCNGTVRWEHGLSLSNFLRSTETRGLTGLVKFDRDGFRSNIEVDIVRLTKNGLIKIGEWNSTAENVDWLQEISTPKSDVRFIQNKTFIVLISLTEPYGMEKESIVKLSGNERYEGFAVDIIDELSKILEFNYTLQVEKDYGSLNNKTGKWSGMLGKIIADEADLAITDLTITSTRQDYVDFTNPIMNLGISILYKKPSQAAPNLFSFLLPFSNDVWYYLIGSYIIVSLLLFAIGRLSPAEWNNPYPCIEEAEVLENQFTCKNAFWFAIGAIMQQGSEIAPISISTRMVASCWWFFCLIMVSSYTANLAACLTVESSLSPFDNVEGLVKKKTIKYGAKDGGATLNFFKDSNYPVYQEMYQTMIANRKDVLVQDNKDGIVKAERQDYAFLMESASIEYEIERHCDLTQIGGLLDEKGYGIAIKKNSKYLHSINTAVLKLSEGGTIQEIKKKWWTQKRGGGKCQESSGSSTAEALDLDNVGGVFLVLTIGIALSCVYTIFELCWDVAQTSIRENVPFKQELINELKFIAKCSGSKPARRKSGLSSKSENGSTRECTPPYGFIPTVIRTSPTNDK
- the LOC139809591 gene encoding glutamate receptor ionotropic, kainate 2-like isoform X2; the encoded protein is MVTKPLLILLPIFLFHACVFGFPKKVPIVGLFDQDEEILDMFEASVKAVNKDGVEDEDVFLTPIIEEIKADAYEASLKVCEQLKFGIVGIFGPQDKAIAEHVQSICNTIEVPHISVRQDLDLSQPRGLGLNVYPHISSLSRLYNQLVTEFKWKSFAILYEDTDSLIRIRPLLERWDAHGTSAFMYHLGYGPNYRQGMEEIKTSRIENIVIDCSYEILDDVLNQAQQVGILSDKYKVIVTSLDLQTLDLEPYQYSGVNFTGVRLIDPEDPTVLKILDRHKKEWDLDDPSQLRVEPALMYDAVQLFAIAFKQLKDATKGDIRALPCNGTVRWEHGLSLSNFLRSTETRGLTGLVKFDRDGFRSNIEVDIVRLTKNGLIKIGEWNSTAENVDWLQEISTPKSDVRFIQNKTFIVLISLTEPYGMEKESIVKLSGNERYEGFAVDIIDELSKILEFNYTLQVEKDYGSLNNKTGKWSGMLGKIIADEADLAITDLTITSTRQDYVDFTNPIMNLGISILYKKPSQAAPNLFSFLLPFSNDVWYYLIGSYIIVSLLLFAIGRLSPAEWNNPYPCIEEAEVLENQFTCKNAFWFAIGAIMQQGSEIAPISISTRMVASCWWFFCLIMVSSYTANLAACLTVESSLSPFDNVEGLVKKKTIKYGAKDGGATLNFFKDSNYPVYQEMYQTMIANRKDVLVQDNKDGIVKAERQDYAFLMESASIEYYLLFIHI